From a region of the Lactuca sativa cultivar Salinas chromosome 4, Lsat_Salinas_v11, whole genome shotgun sequence genome:
- the LOC111899171 gene encoding protein MICRORCHIDIA 2 produces the protein MESVNRTLENRSFWKAGAFDIGPTNWNPSQDELEHARVHPKFLHSNATSHKWAFGAIAELLDNAVDEINNGATFVKVDRIYNKRDNSPALLFLDDGGGMDPEGIRKCMSLGYSTKKTNDTIGQYGNGFKTSTMRLGADVIVFSRAFRKGKATQSVGLLSYTFLRKTGQDDVIVPMIDFDISKHWAEPLIYGSQDDWSTNLNTILEWSPFSSKDDLMQQFEDIGPHGTKVLIYNLWLNDEGIYELNFDEDDEDIKLRDEVSRLSKLSKKAAEIETHISKRLLHSLRAYVSMLYLKKFKNFKIFLRGEPVEQFNIADELKCKEVVIYRPHVSSMKEAIMETTLGFIKEAPALPITGFNIYHKNRLIRPFWKVTGDGNSKGNGIVGVLEANFIEPAHDKQDFERSSLFSRLELKLKQMQMDYWRTHCHLIGHLPDPSFLRKLEKTSSTLPLQTQGQRVDHSQSQTMPGLAVNPRPDLMANHARTVYNNGVPVARAPPGFDTGFDQEVTRGDGSVDIDQICDENIQLFMRCEEHTQRKNELTTTVNDLEKKVAETKRKCAELSLRLELLRGQNFVS, from the exons ATGGAGTCGGTTAATCGGACACTGGAGAACCGAAGTTTTTGGAAAGCAGGAGCATTCGATATTGGCCCAACAAACTGGAATCCTTCTCAAG ATGAATTGGAGCATGCTCGTGTGCACCCAAAGTTTCTTCATTCCAATGCAACTTCACACAAATGGGCTTTTGGAG CAATTGCTGAGCTGTTGGATAATGCTGTTGATGAG ATCAACAATGGAGCAACTTTTGTGAAAGTTGACAGAATCTACAACAAAAGGGACAATTCTCCTGCTTTGCTTTTCCTTG ATGATGGAGGTGGAATGGATCCTGAAGGCATTCGAAAGTGCATGAGCTTAGGATACTCAACAAAGAAGACAAATGACACAATTGGACAAT ATGGAAATGGATTCAAGACAAGTACTATGAGATTAGGAGCTGATGTGATAGTTTTCAGTCGTGCATTTCGAAAAGg CAAAGCAACTCAAAGTGTTGGTCTTTTATCCTATACATTTCTACGCAAAACTGGACAAGATGATGTTATTGTTCCCATG ATTGATTTTGATATATCAAAGCATTGGGCAGAGCCTTTAATATATGGCTCTCAGGATGATTGGTCTACTAACTTGAACACAATTCTTGAATGgtctccattttcttcaaaagaCGATTTAATGCAACAG TTTGAAGATATTGGGCCACATGGGACAAAGGTGTTAATATACAACTTATGGCTGAATGATGAAGGCATTTATGAATTAAACTTTGATGAGGATGATGAG GATATAAAATTGAGAGATGAAGTTTCTCGTTTGTCTAAATTAAGCAAGAAAGCAGCTGAAATAGAAACACATATTTCTAAACGCCTTCTACATTCCTTAAGG gcATATGTTTCTATGTTGTATCTCAAAAAGtttaaaaactttaaaatttTCTTAAGGGGAGAACCTGTAGAGCAATTTAATATAGCAGATGAATTGAAATGTAAGGAAGTTGTTATTTACAGACCACATGTTTCTTCAATGAAAGAG GCGATTATGGAGACAACCCTTGGATTTATTAAAGAAGCACCTGCTCTTCCAATTACTGGATTTAACATATATCATAAAAATCGTCTTATTCGA CCCTTTTGGAAAGTAACTGGTGATGGGAATTCTAAAGGAAATGGAATTGTGG GAGTTCTTGAAGCAAATTTCATAGAACCAGCACACGACAAACAGGATTTTGAAAGATCATCTTTATTCTCAAGGCTGGAATTGAAGCTTAAACAGATGCAAATGGATTATTG GAGGACTCACTGCCACTTAATCGGGCATCTGCCCGATCCAAGTTTCCTTCGAAAACTGGAAAAGACATCGTCCACTCTGCCACTTCAAACCCAAGGTCAAAGGGTTGACCATAGTCAAAGTCAAACCATGCCTGGTCTTGCGGTCAACCCAAGGCCCGATTTGATGGCTAACCATGCTCGAACCGTCTACAACAATGGCGTACCTGTCGCTCGGGCTCCTCCTGGATTTGACACC GGTTTTGATCAAGAAGTGACACGTGGAGATGGTTCAGTTGATATTGATCAAATTTGTGATGAAAACATCCAACTTTTCATGAG ATGTGAGGAGCACACACAAAGGAAGAATGAGTTAACAACTACG GTTAATGATTTGGAGAAAAAGGTTGCGGAAACCAAAAGGAAATGTGCTGAGCTTTCTTTGCGACTTGAGCTTTTAAGAGGGCAgaattttgtatcataa